In the Candidatus Cloacimonas acidaminovorans str. Evry genome, one interval contains:
- a CDS encoding LVIVD repeat-containing protein, with product MPKSYIITLAIIVLILLSSCAKRNTEYQEEDWLTLRNVLPIVGNPLDIKIDDNYIYVAHDQGGMSRISRADYHIQWITEFWAEDGSQKVLGRIKKVAVVPEHNFMFLVDTEATDAIRVINTSDPDSLIYILDFIGGTSNVKDLDGFAITPVPFPQGTYKMVCAYCAAGSFKYDYYDGTIFNSNVFTISPGAAAGFKLTDNYIFIAAEQLGLYIYNRNDRHLIGNIHLSGEAQKVEVNNNIAYVAGRQSGLHIVDVSNPASPVLLSTFDTSGYATSLAVSGNKLALSSGGGGIYLFDVSIPSKPQLLQHLTSCGYTNTVKFMDNKLVVGARDQGILIYEIK from the coding sequence ATGCCTAAAAGTTATATAATAACATTAGCAATCATCGTGCTGATATTGCTAAGTTCATGCGCAAAACGCAATACTGAATATCAGGAAGAGGATTGGCTTACTTTGAGAAATGTTTTACCGATTGTAGGCAATCCTTTGGATATTAAGATTGATGATAATTATATATATGTGGCACATGACCAGGGTGGAATGTCCCGAATCAGTAGAGCGGATTATCATATACAGTGGATTACTGAATTTTGGGCAGAAGATGGTAGCCAGAAAGTTTTAGGCAGAATTAAAAAGGTAGCGGTAGTACCGGAACATAATTTTATGTTTTTAGTGGATACCGAGGCAACTGATGCTATTAGAGTAATTAATACCAGCGATCCCGATTCCCTTATTTACATTCTTGATTTTATAGGTGGAACAAGCAATGTAAAGGATTTGGATGGTTTTGCCATAACTCCTGTTCCTTTTCCCCAGGGAACTTATAAAATGGTTTGTGCCTATTGTGCAGCAGGAAGTTTCAAATATGATTATTATGATGGCACAATTTTCAACAGTAATGTGTTTACCATTTCTCCTGGAGCAGCTGCTGGTTTTAAATTGACCGATAATTACATTTTCATAGCCGCAGAACAGCTTGGTTTATATATTTATAATCGTAATGACCGTCATCTGATTGGCAATATTCATTTAAGCGGAGAAGCTCAAAAAGTGGAAGTTAATAACAATATTGCTTATGTAGCAGGACGCCAAAGCGGTTTACATATTGTTGATGTAAGCAATCCTGCTTCACCAGTGTTGCTGTCAACATTTGATACAAGTGGTTATGCTACTTCCTTAGCTGTTTCGGGAAATAAACTTGCTCTTTCTTCCGGAGGAGGAGGTATTTATCTTTTTGATGTTAGTATTCCTTCAAAACCGCAATTGTTACAGCATTTAACTTCCTGCGGTTACACCAATACTGTGAAATTTATGGATAATAAATTAGTAGTAGGAGCTCGCGATCAGGGCATTCTTATCTACGAGATAAAGTAA